The following proteins are encoded in a genomic region of Triticum dicoccoides isolate Atlit2015 ecotype Zavitan chromosome 1B, WEW_v2.0, whole genome shotgun sequence:
- the LOC119340514 gene encoding RING-H2 finger protein ATL2-like, whose translation MSTPQSGSGSPATTAAAVETSKHWAPHGPMLTACLVSINVLMILLIFFYFWRFFSGKRGPSSPGGADEESSSTDSSPATSPRASRRLRDPDQPDIPSSLPMSVFDSSSEAAGKAAADCAVCIVEFRDGDLARLLPRCGHRFHAACVDAWLHLHSTCPLCRASVVAPEPAATEPKNDPKDDGAECPV comes from the coding sequence ATGTCAACGCCCCAGAGCGGCAGCGGGAGCCCAGCgaccacggcggcggcggtggagacgAGCAAACATTGGGCGCCGCATGGCCCGATGCTGACGGCCTGCCTCGTCAGCATCAACGTGCTAATgatcctcctcatcttcttctactTCTGGCGGTTCTTCTCCGGGAAGCGAGGGCCGTCTAGCCCCGGAGGTGCTGACGAGGAGTCGTCATCGACCGACTCGTCTCCAGCGACCTCGCCGAGAGCGTCCAGGCGCCTGCGCGACCCCGACCAGCCGGACATCCCGTCTTCCCTGCCCATGTCCGTGTTCGACTCGAGCAGCGAAGCCGCCGGGAAGGCGGCGGCAGACTGCGCGGTGTGCATCGTGGAGTTCCGCGACGGcgacctggcgcgcctcctccctcgcTGCGGGCACCGGTTCCACGCCGCGTGCGTCGACGCGTGGCTGCATCTACACTCGACGTGCCCGCTCTGCCGCGCCAGCGTGGTCGCCCCTGAGCCCGCCGCCACCGAGCCCAAGAACGACCCAAAAGACGACGGCGCGGAGTGCCCGGTGTGA